Proteins encoded within one genomic window of Panicum virgatum strain AP13 chromosome 1N, P.virgatum_v5, whole genome shotgun sequence:
- the LOC120653592 gene encoding F-box/kelch-repeat protein At1g22040-like, which translates to MGSILSVSSAKSMDRHESSGTDPNKRVKVSTYEYGTNPRILPTLPDELSFQILARLPRIHYLNLKMVCRAWKAAITSHELSQLRRELRVNEEWLYVLTKVEANKLDWYGLDPLFQKWQRLPPMPSFVNEESTRTGSSGFRMWNVVGSSIRIADFVRGWFWRRNGLDQMPFCGCSVGVADGYLYVVGGFSKAVALNCVWRYDPFLNLWEEVSPMMAGRAFCKATFLNGKLYVVGGVSKGRNGLLPLRSAEVFDPKTGLWSELPEMPFAKAQVLPTAFLADVLKPIATGMAPYKGKLYVPQSLYSWPFFFDIGGEIYDPELNSWSAMPDGLGDGWPARQAGTKLGVVIDDKLYTLEPSTSLDSGHIKRYNSEEDTWVTIAPQVPVNDFTDAEAPYLLAGLHGRLHVITKAANNTLQVMHAVVQNNTGSGASEENVLWNTVASRNFGTAELVSCQVLDV; encoded by the coding sequence ATGGGCTCCATTCTAAGTGTGAGTAGTGCTAAGTCTATGGATCGACATGAGTCATCTGGGACAGATCCTAATAAGAGGGTGAAGGTATCTACTTATGAGTATGGGACGAACCCGAGGATCCTTCCAACACTTCCCGATGAGCTCTCATTCCAAATTCTGGCAAGATTACCACGGATTCATTACCTCAACTTGAAGATGGTTTGCAGAGCTTGGAAGGCAGCAATCACCAGCCATGAACTTTCCCAGCTGAGGAGAGAGCTTCGTGTAAATGAAGAATGGTTGTATGTACTGACCAAAGTCGAGGCAAATAAGCTCGATTGGTATGGCCTTGATCCATTGTTTCAGAAATGGCAGAGGTTGCCACCGATGCCTTCTTTCGTCAATGAGGAATCCACTAGGACTGGATCTTCTGGGTTCCGGATGTGGAATGTTGTGGGCTCAAGCATTAGGATTGCTGATTTCGTGAGGGGCTGGTTCTGGCGCAGGAATGGTTTGGACCAGATGCCCTTTTGTGGTTGCTCAGTGGGTGTTGCTGATGGTTACTTGTATGTTGTTGGGGGCTTTTCCAAAGCTGTTGCCCTGAACTGTGTATGGAGATATGACCCTTTTCTCAACTTGTGGGAGGAAGTAAGCCCAATGATGGCTGGGCGGGCTTTCTGCAAGGCAACATTTTTGAATGGCAAGTTGTATGTAGTTGGTGGAGTCAGTAAGGGTCGGAATGGCTTGCTTCCTCTGCGTTCAGCTGAGGTGTTTGATCCAAAAACTGGACTGTGGAGTGAGCTACCAGAAATGCCTTTTGCGAAAGCACAGGTACTCCCCACAGCTTTCTTGGCTGATGTGCTGAAGCCTATCGCCACAGGAATGGCACCATACAAGGGTAAACTGTACGTTCCTCAGAGCTTGTACTCATGGCCATTCTTTTTTGACATTGGAGGTGAGATCTATGACCCGGAACTGAATTCTTGGTCAGCGATGCCAGATGGTCTCGGCGATGGATGGCCAGCAAGGCAGGCAGGCACAAAGCTCGGTGTCGTGATCGATGACAAACTTTATACCTTGGAGCCTTCTACCTCTTTGGATAGTGGCCACATAAAAAGATACAACTCTGAAGAAGACACATGGGTAACTATCGCCCCACAGGTTCCGGTTAACGATTTCACTGATGCAGAGGCTCCATATTTACTTGCTGGCCTCCATGGAAGGCTGCACGTTATAACAAAGGCGGCGAACAATACTCTCCAGGTTATGCATGCTGTGGTGCAGAATAACACAGGCAGCGGGGCATCAGAAGAAAACGTGTTATGGAACACAGTGGCTTCCAGGAACTTTGGGACGGCTGAGCTTGTGAGCTGCCAGGTTCTTGATGTTTAA
- the LOC120656179 gene encoding pentatricopeptide repeat-containing protein At5g16860-like — protein MILRRLVSLVLDGSWPRARATVAAHAAAVRAGHAADVFLCNHLIVSYAGCGLLDAARRVFDEMPRRNLVSWSALISCCARAGRPELALELFARMGGARPSEHVYASVARSCAALRALASGAQVHAHAAKSGLLGASFVANSIVTMYMKCGCFDEGYGVFRALAEPTVVSYNAAISGLAASSRPEKGLEVFGLMKLRGLRPDRFSYGAALGICSGLENPNIGAALHCDTVKIGLDVTPFVGNVILDMYSKHGTITEAEQVFLSVEEKDAVTWNTYIAAHSRHGGHTEALMLFKNMLDTDVCPDDFTYASALTACAELSLIRHGGQVHCHLIRCREDTDVAVGNAVISMYARCGHMVLAVRAFDRLPYRNLCSWNTLISGFGKQGHAREAIATFERMKGTGIAPDSITFTGLLAGCNHAGLVDEGMEYLNSMSGRYGVSPGAEHVSCAIDLLGRAGRLKEAEDRVLASASRDDPVVLGSLLAASRAHGDADVGERAAGRLLALGPATTSPYVLLSHLHASGGRWGAAAEAWRMLRGGAARKKNAGRSVVDFR, from the coding sequence ATGATCCTGCGGAGGCTGGTGTCTCTCGTCCTCGATGGCTCCTGGCCGCGCGCTCGAGCCACCGTGGCGGCGCACGCGGCCGCCGTCAGAGCCGGCCACGCGGCAGACGTCTTCCTCTGCAACCACCTCATCGTCTCCTACGCCGGGTGCGGCCTCCTCGACGCCGCGCGGAGggtgttcgacgaaatgccgCGCCGGAACCTCGTCTCGTGGTCGGCGCTCATCTCGTGCTGCGCCCGCGCGGGGAGGCCGGAGCTCGCGCTGGAGCTCTTCGCGCGGATGGGAGGCGCGCGGCCGAGCGAGCACGTCTACGCCAGCGTGGCGCGCTCCTGCGCCGCCCTGCGCGCGCTCGCCTCGGGCGCGCAGGTGCACGCCCACGCCGCCAAGAGCGGGCTCCTCGGCGCGTCCTTCGTGGCCAACTCCATCGTGACGATGTACATGAAGTGCGGGTGCTTCGACGAAGGGTACGGCGTCTTCAGGGCGCTCGCGGAGCCGACCGTCGTGTCGTACAACGCCGCGATCTCCGGTCtggcggcgagctcgcggcCGGAGAAGGGCTTGGAGGTGTTCGGGCTCATGAAGCTGCGGGGGCTGCGTCCGGACAGGTTCTCATATGGTGCTGCTCTTGGAATCTGCAGCGGTTTGGAGAATCCTAACATTGGAGCAGCACTGCATTGTGACACTGTCAAGATCGGCCTGGACGTCACTCCTTTCGTGGGCAATGTCATCCTGGACATGTACTCGAAACATGGCACCATCACAGAAGCAGAGCAGGTGTTCTTGTCCGTGGAAGAGAAGGACGCAGTCACCTGGAACACCTACATCGCCGCGCACTCGCGGCATGGCGGCCATACGGAAGCTCTTATGCTATTCAAGAACATGTTGGACACGGACGTCTGCCCGGACGACTTCACGTACGCCAGCGCCCTCACGGCGTGCGCGGAGCTCTCTCTGATCCGCCATGGCGGCCAAGTCCACTGCCACCTCATCAGATGCAGAGAAGACACCGACGTCGCCGTGGGCAACGCGGTCATCAGCATGTACGCGAGGTGCGGCCACATGGTGCTCGCAGTTCGCGCTTTTGATCGGTTgccataccggaacctgtgcTCCTGGAACACGCTGATTTCTGGGTTCGGCAAGCAGGGCCACGCCCGGGAAGCCATCGCGACCTTCGAGCGGATGAAGGGAACCGGGATCGCTCCGGACTCGATCACGTTCACCGGCCTTCTGGCCGGCTGCAACCACGCCGGACTGGTGGACGAAGGCATGGAGTACCTCAACTCCATGAGCGGGAGGTACGGCGTCTCGCCCGGAGCCGAGCACGTCTCTTGCGCCATCGATCTCCTGGGCAGAGCTGGGAGGCTGAAGGAGGCGGAGGACCGTGTCCTGGCATCCGCGTCCCGCGACGACCCCGTCGTCCTGGGCAGCCTGCTCGCCGCCAGCAGGGCCCACGGGGACGCGGACGTCGGCGAGCGGGCCGCGGGGAGGCTGCTGGCGCTTGGGCCGGCGACGACCTCGCCGTACGTGCTGCTGTCGCACCTGCACGCCTCGGGCGGGCGGTGgggagccgccgccgaggcctggCGGATGctgaggggcggcgcggcgaggaagaAAAATGCCGGCCGCAGCGTGGTCGATTTCAGATAA
- the LOC120656183 gene encoding phosphopantothenate--cysteine ligase 1-like, translating into MVAAEDPESFFATAPPLGDTGAVVARIQEFVARNSSHPSSEGGGRRRIVCVTSGGTTVPLEQRCVRYIDNFSSGHRGAASTEYFLKAGYAVIFVHRRGSCQPFCRFLPDDSFLNFFDVTTESKVQVVESHTTVVKKAIGEYSKAIEGGSLLKLPFTTIFEYLQLLKMVATCMSSVGPHGMFYLAAAVSDFYVPWDSMAKHKIQSAGGPLDMKLSQVPKMLSVLRNQWAPTAFCISFKLETDSDILIQKAEMALSKYKMNVVVANLLATYKEEVVIVSNGERNTIRRCSEDEDLEEHIIKLLEKSHSKYIYSSTDGCAKNDFETLIPLGMKSLA; encoded by the exons ATGGTCGCGGCGGAGGACCCGGAATCCTTcttcgccaccgcgccgccgctgggggacaccggcgccgtcgtcgccagGATTCAGGAATTCGTCGCCCGCAACTCTTCCCACCCGTCATCAG agggcggcgggcggcggcggatcgtgTGCGTCACGTCGGGCGGGACGACGGTGCCGCTGGAGCAGCGGTGCGTGCGCTACATCGACAACTTCAGCTCCGGCCACCGCGGCGCCGCGTCCACCGA GTATTTCTTAAAGGCTGGTTATGCTGTCATCTTCGTGCATCGACG TGGGAGCTGCCAACCTTTCTGTAGGTTCCTGCCTGATGATTCATTTCTCAATTTCTTTGATGTAACTACAGAATCGAAGGTTCAAG TGGTTGAGTCCCACACGACAGTGGTAAAGAAGGCAATTGGGGAGTATAGCAAG GCTATTGAAGGAGGATCTCTGTTAAAACTCCCATTCACCACGATATTTGAATATCTTCAG TTACTGAAGATGGTGGCTACATGTATGAGCTCTGTGGGTCCCCACGGGATGTTCTATCTCGCTGCCGCTGTGTCTGACTTTTATGTTCCGTGGGATAGCATG GCCAAACATAAGATTCAGTCAGCCGGAGGCCCACTGGATATGAAGCTAAGTCAGGTCCCCAAAATGCTTTCGGTTCTTCGAAACCAATGGGCCCCCACGGCCTTTTGCATATCTTTCAAG CTGGAGACAGATTCAGATATTCTCATTCAGAAAGCAGAAATGGCTCTGAGTAAGTACAAGATGAACGTGGTTGTGGCCAATCTGCTTGCAACCTACAAAGAGGAGGTCGTCATCGTCTCGAATGGCGAAAGGAACACTATCCGGAGGTGCAGTGAGGATGAGGATCTGGAGGAGCATATTATCAAGCTCCTGGAGAAGAGCCACTCAAAGTACATATATAGCAGCACAGATGGGTGTGCCAAGAATGACTTCGAAACTCTTATACCGTTGGGCATGAAAAGTCTGGCTTAA
- the LOC120656181 gene encoding uncharacterized protein LOC120656181, whose amino-acid sequence MASMMGGDLVEAYVLKNAYTEKLRRMEEQETARRRGATSAEKKKASPSGGGRGGGLFGLVKKKVHPKAAASSEAGGAAASSS is encoded by the coding sequence ATGGCGTCGATGATGGGAGGCGACCTCGTGGAGGCGTACGTGCTCAAGAACGCGTACACGGAGAAGCTCCGGCGCATGGAGGAGCAGGAGACGGCCAGGCGGCGGGGCGCCACGTCCGCCGAGAAGAAGAAGGCCTCGCCgtcgggcggcggcaggggaggaGGGCTGTTCGGGCTCGTCAAGAAGAAGGTGCACCCCAAGGCGGCCGCGTCGAGCGAGGCCGGCGGAGCTGCAGCTTCTTCTTCCTGA